From a region of the Daphnia pulicaria isolate SC F1-1A chromosome 1, SC_F0-13Bv2, whole genome shotgun sequence genome:
- the LOC124339723 gene encoding uncharacterized protein LOC124339723 isoform X2 codes for MHGNKDCLDSFQDNCQGEVVVASAINELMPKLLQRSLTGSIAYQPTCTSLISKLCLYQPGNKTIQVQRTGTNNVL; via the exons ATGCACGGCAATAAG GATTGCCTTGACTCTTTCCAAGACAATTGTCAAG GTGAGGTGGTGGTCGCCTCAGCCATTAATGAATTAATGCCTAAACTTTTGCAACGGTCATTAACGGGAAGCATTGCATATCAGCCTACTTGTACgtctttaatttcaaaattgtgtTTGTATCAACCAGGAAATAAAACTATACAGGTTCAAAG GACCGGAACAAACAATGTGTTATGA
- the LOC124339723 gene encoding uncharacterized protein LOC124339723 isoform X1: MHGNKDCLDSFQDNCQGTECEHNNDAFLNGLLGRLFITLIHNNRNIFSGEVVVASAINELMPKLLQRSLTGSIAYQPTCTSLISKLCLYQPGNKTIQVQRTGTNNVL; the protein is encoded by the exons ATGCACGGCAATAAG GATTGCCTTGACTCTTTCCAAGACAATTGTCAAGGTACTGAATGCGAGCACAACAATGATGCTTTTTTAAACGGGCTTCTTGGTCGACTATTTATTACATTAATCCACAATAATCGAAATATCTTTTCAGGTGAGGTGGTGGTCGCCTCAGCCATTAATGAATTAATGCCTAAACTTTTGCAACGGTCATTAACGGGAAGCATTGCATATCAGCCTACTTGTACgtctttaatttcaaaattgtgtTTGTATCAACCAGGAAATAAAACTATACAGGTTCAAAG GACCGGAACAAACAATGTGTTATGA